GGTTGTATTATTCGACGGTGGCCCTTATCCAGCTACAGCAGAAGCTATAGAAGATGCCGAAATAGCCTTGCTACGTAATAAGGATATAGAACAATTAGTAAAAGAGAATTCATCTATTTCAATCGCAATAATAAAAACAATGAGTAAGCGACTAAGAATGGTTCAACAGCAGATGCGTGACCTAGCATTAAAGGATACATTAGGTAGTATGGTCAGTATATTAACAAGACTGGCAAAAGAGCACGGAGTAGAGACGGATGAAGGGATATTAATAAATCTTAATTTAACCCACCAAGAGCTAGCAAATTTTATAGGCACATCACGGGAAAGTGCAAACCGTTTAATTAGCGATTTAAAAAAAAGCAAAGTCATATCCGTAGATAAAGGTAAAATTACAATACTAAATATGCAAAAACTAAAAGAATGGGGATAATATAAACAATTGAATGGAGGCACTATATGCACACTAACAACCAACTTGTGAAACTAGTTGAAACTGCTGGGGTCTCTGGTTATGAGCAGCGAGTTCAAGAACAACTGAAGGAAATACTTTTACCGTTCACACAGGATATAAAAATTGATGCACTTGGTAATTTGATTGCAAAAAAAACCTACGGCTCAAAAAAACATAAACCTAAAATTATGATTGCAGCCCATGCTGATGAAATTGGTTTCATGGTCACGAAAATAGAACCAGGCGGATTCCTGAGAGTTACAGCTATTGGAGGGGTTGACCCAAGACCAGTTTTAGCGCAGGAGGTTATTGTTCACGGTCAGGAAGATATTTTAGGAATTTTTGGAGCTAAGCCACCACACTTATTATCACCAGCAGATGCCAAGAAATCTGTGCCATTAGATGAGCTGTTTATAGATCTAGGCAGAACAGAGGCTGAGGTTAAGGAGCTTGTTCAAGTTGGTGATGTAGCAACTATTAATAGAAAATACATACCGTTATTGAATAGCTGTGCTGCTGCAAAAGCAATGGATGATAGAGCTGGAATAGTAATGATGCTTGAGATGTTAAATGAATTAGAAA
The sequence above is a segment of the Desulfuribacillus alkaliarsenatis genome. Coding sequences within it:
- a CDS encoding Crp/Fnr family transcriptional regulator — encoded protein: MQEFVKNFYKLPIFAELNEEELEKISEIIFIRKYKKRQIIFVEGEPGEAIYTIIKGKVKLTKSTASGRELILGIRQPGETFAEVVLFDGGPYPATAEAIEDAEIALLRNKDIEQLVKENSSISIAIIKTMSKRLRMVQQQMRDLALKDTLGSMVSILTRLAKEHGVETDEGILINLNLTHQELANFIGTSRESANRLISDLKKSKVISVDKGKITILNMQKLKEWG
- a CDS encoding M42 family metallopeptidase, which translates into the protein MHTNNQLVKLVETAGVSGYEQRVQEQLKEILLPFTQDIKIDALGNLIAKKTYGSKKHKPKIMIAAHADEIGFMVTKIEPGGFLRVTAIGGVDPRPVLAQEVIVHGQEDILGIFGAKPPHLLSPADAKKSVPLDELFIDLGRTEAEVKELVQVGDVATINRKYIPLLNSCAAAKAMDDRAGIVMMLEMLNELEKLRVNVDIYIVSTIQEEVGLRGAISSAYGILPDVGFAIDVTHGEMPGVAADLGFELGKGVVIGYGPNIHKNIYNLLTKTAKEENIAYQLEVSQGPTGTDARAIQITQAGIATGLLSIPLRYMHTSVETLSTKDIKNGGKLLAYTIQKIDNSFVEGLRCY